A genome region from Cognatishimia activa includes the following:
- a CDS encoding ribokinase produces MTVYNLGSINIDHVYTMEDFPRPGQTLSAESMVTNLGGKGLNISVALNRAGADARHIGAVGAGDALVQTLLAPFDLKLDSVALLEDPTGHAIIYLDKTRENQIVIFPGANGAITRAHVEASLADAGPGDWLVLQNETNANEIGLAVARAKGMKVALVAAPFDDSMPDLMRRVDLVSVNEEELRDFEAAMGGSFRDHRDMSFLVTYGAEGAEFVSGDETHRVDAHKVQVADTTGAGDTFFGGFMAHYAAGASVPEALEFASAMAALQVQALGAAVAIPARDDVLAFLKG; encoded by the coding sequence ATGACCGTCTATAATCTGGGATCTATCAATATCGATCACGTCTACACGATGGAGGACTTCCCGCGCCCTGGCCAAACCCTCAGCGCGGAGAGCATGGTCACGAACCTCGGTGGCAAGGGTTTGAACATTTCAGTGGCGCTTAACCGGGCGGGTGCAGATGCGCGCCATATCGGGGCTGTTGGGGCAGGGGATGCACTGGTGCAGACGCTGCTCGCGCCGTTTGACCTGAAACTGGACAGTGTCGCCTTGCTTGAGGATCCCACGGGCCATGCCATTATCTATCTGGACAAGACCCGCGAAAATCAGATCGTGATCTTTCCGGGTGCCAATGGGGCGATCACGCGGGCGCATGTCGAGGCCTCTTTGGCGGATGCAGGCCCGGGTGACTGGCTGGTGCTGCAAAACGAAACCAACGCCAATGAGATCGGCCTCGCGGTCGCGCGCGCCAAGGGTATGAAGGTCGCGCTTGTGGCCGCGCCCTTTGACGACAGCATGCCCGATCTGATGCGCCGGGTGGATCTGGTGTCGGTCAACGAAGAGGAACTGCGCGATTTTGAGGCCGCCATGGGCGGATCCTTCCGCGATCACCGCGACATGTCTTTCCTAGTGACCTATGGGGCTGAGGGCGCTGAATTCGTCTCTGGTGATGAAACGCACCGGGTGGACGCCCACAAGGTTCAGGTTGCCGACACAACCGGAGCGGGTGATACCTTCTTTGGCGGTTTCATGGCGCATTATGCGGCTGGTGCGAGTGTCCCAGAGGCTCTGGAGTTCGCCTCGGCGATGGCGGCCTTACAAGTCCAAGCGCTGGGCGCGGCGGTGGCCATTCCGGCGCGCGATGATGTTTTGGCCTTCTTAAAAGGTTAA